The segment CCTTGATGATCTTGGGGAGGTCGGCCAGGAACTGGTCGGACGTGGTCCCGGACATGTAGAGGACGTGCGCCTTGTCGTCCTTCGGCGAGTACGCGATGACCTGGGCGCCGTGCGTGGAGGTGATGGAGCCGTCCTTCTCCTTCACCGGCTTCTCGACGTCGACGCCGATCGACCGGGCGCCCGCCTGGATGGTGGTGAAGTCGCCGGTGAGACCGATGAACGTCTTGTCCATCGCGGCCAGCCACTCGCCGAGCCGCGCGGGGCTGTCGCGGGCGGGGTCGGTGGTGATGAACACGACCTTCAGCGCGGCCTGCTGGGAGGCGGAGAGCTTGGACTTGGCGATGGCGATGTCGCTCATCGTCGTCGGGCAGACGTCCGGGCAGTGCGTGTAGCCGAAGTAGATCAGCGTCGGGCTGCCCTTGGTCTCCTTGAGCAGGTCGTACTTCTTGCCGTGCGTGTCCGTGAGGATCAGGTCCGGCTTCTCGAAGGGCGTGTCGAGAACCGTGCCCGGCTTCTGGGACGCGGTGATGACGGCGACGGGCTGGCCCGAGGCGTTGTCGGACGAGCTGCTGCAGCCGGCGAGGCCGACGGCGAGGACGGCCACGGCGGCGAGAGCTGCCCCTGTGCGGCGTGTGCGCATGAGTCTTTCCCCAGGAAGAGAGTTACGGGCCGGGCGGCATGCGCATGCGTGCCGCCCGGCCCCCGGCCGGTCAGGCCGACGGGTTGCCGGTGCCGGCGCCGGTGTCGCGGCGGCGGCCCGCCAGGACGCCGAAGCCGACCCCGAGGGCGCCGACGACGATGCCGACGATGCCCAGAATGCGGGCGGTGGTGTCACCGGCGTCGGAGGACGAGGCGGCGACCTCGACCGTGCTGTGCTCGGCGACCGGCGAGGCGGAGGCGGAGGCCGACGTGTGGTGGTCGCCGTCCGCCGACGCGGCGGTCAGTTCCAGCGTCGGGGCCGGGTGCTCGGGCTCGGCCTGGCCCTCCTGCTCCTCCTCGATCCAGCGGACGACTTCCTTGTTGTCGTACGTCTGGAGGGTCTTGAAGACCAGCGAATCGGCGTCTTCGGGCAGCGGGCCCAGCGAGACCGGGAACTGCTGGAACTCGCCCGGCTTGATCTCCCCGCCGGTCCACGTGATCTTCGTGACGGCCTCGTTGACCGTCCCGTCGTCCGTCTGCAGCGGGGTCGTGAGCTTGGACCTGGTGACCTTCACGGTCCAGCCGGCCACCGGCTGCGTGGACACCGAGGCGATCGGGTGATCGGTCGGCAGATTGACCTCGATCTTGATCGTCGAAGCGCTGTCGTCCTCGTTCGGGACCTTGAACGACACCGTGCTGTAGCTGCCCTTGGCGGCCGATCCCGGGTTTACCGACACATGCGCGAAGGCCGGTACGGCGGCCAGCAGGACGGCGGTGCCGGTGGCGCCGCCGACGGTGGCGGCGCGGCGCAGGGAGGAACTCAGGGAGGAATTCATGGGTGCAGGTACTCCACAGTCTGTCGTGGCGAATGGGGATCACGGCGTGCGCATGCGGCCCGCCGCCGTCCCCTCCCTCTGTGGAATCCGTGGAATCTGAGGAATCCGTGGAGTCCGGGACGTCGCCGTCAGGCCGCCAGAGCGAGCGCCGGAGGCCCCCGCCGCGCCACGCTGTGCCGCAGCAGCACAGCCCG is part of the Streptomyces sp. NBC_01262 genome and harbors:
- a CDS encoding YcnI family copper-binding membrane protein, whose protein sequence is MNSSLSSSLRRAATVGGATGTAVLLAAVPAFAHVSVNPGSAAKGSYSTVSFKVPNEDDSASTIKIEVNLPTDHPIASVSTQPVAGWTVKVTRSKLTTPLQTDDGTVNEAVTKITWTGGEIKPGEFQQFPVSLGPLPEDADSLVFKTLQTYDNKEVVRWIEEEQEGQAEPEHPAPTLELTAASADGDHHTSASASASPVAEHSTVEVAASSSDAGDTTARILGIVGIVVGALGVGFGVLAGRRRDTGAGTGNPSA
- a CDS encoding SCO family protein, yielding MRTRRTGAALAAVAVLAVGLAGCSSSSDNASGQPVAVITASQKPGTVLDTPFEKPDLILTDTHGKKYDLLKETKGSPTLIYFGYTHCPDVCPTTMSDIAIAKSKLSASQQAALKVVFITTDPARDSPARLGEWLAAMDKTFIGLTGDFTTIQAGARSIGVDVEKPVKEKDGSITSTHGAQVIAYSPKDDKAHVLYMSGTTSDQFLADLPKIIKGETP